ATGAAACCTCTACCTGGGTGGAGCCCCTCGTCTGATTACTCCTCAAGAGGAGGATTATGTCCGTATGGGGGCTCTCCAATGCTTGAAGATGACCAAACTTTAATGCCACATCCATATGTAACTAGTGTTTCCTCTGAATAGGTTTTTGATCAATATAACTTTTCTGGGTTTGATATACTATACAAAGAGAGGTTTTTGAAATAGATGAGCTGAGCAACTGCATGTTAAACATTGTTGAAAATGCTAATTTTGGGGGTGAGTATAATTCTTGTCCAAGTTTGGCTAGCTTGGAAGACCAATAAGAGCACAAGGATTTGTTGCATACTATACTTGCATGAAAAACTGACAACTGTGTTGATTCTAATCTTGATGGGAGTTATAACATCAAGCAGCAAAGTTACTTTAACTCATTTGGCAATTTTGAATCCTTAAAACAAAATTCTGTGATGACAGAATAAAAACAGAGcattatttttgtaattttagagaaaaagtgaaataaaaaacaatCCAAAAATCCCTTAGCTGTCATGTAATCCCAATTAGAAGCAGCTAACAATGAAATAATACATTGCATAAGAATGAAGTCAATCTTCACGCCATTGATGCCTACACTTTTCATTCAAGCACCAGTAAAATATAGTTGCGGGCTCATCAGCTGATCGAATCTGCATTTCTGTGTAGGCAGCTTTATCATGACTGCAATTTGGGCATCGAACTacaagaaaaaggaagaagtgAGAAAAGGAAATGGTGATCAAGAAAGAACaaagcaaaaaataaaaaaaaaaaatctagcatAATTCATCATCATCGCTTAAAAATACTTACTATATTGTAGAGAAACAAGAACCACAACCACCAAACCTTTTTCCGGCTAGATGGTGTCAGCAACATAAATTATGTAATGCCATAAAACTATGTCATGCATTAAGCCTAAAGATAGAAAAACATTCACCTTTAAAGCTCTCTTAATGGTTTGACTTAAAGTTTTAATTGGATTCCCTCAAGCTCTAGCTATAGAACTATCTTCCATCTGGTCAACCCTCCTAATTGGTACTTCTATCGATCTTCTCATTTTCCTATACTATATAAAGAGAAATAAGCTATTTTTAGTGGGAGAGTTGCTAATCACTACTGTCATATAATATGCTAGTCTCTAACTCATGACCATTTCCCTAAAAATATTCAGTTTCCTCTTAATTAAAGTATCCAAATTTTGACATGTATTGGCAGCAGGGGTAATGTACCTTCGGTTGTGGGGGCATTCTTCATGTCATCATAAGAGATAACAGGATCAATCTCTTTTCTGACCAAGCGCTGCTTTCTCTTAATCTTAacctgaaaattgaaaatacaaaattgATAAGAAAGCAAAGATATAAAAGAAAAGATGAGTGGAATCGTATTCCTACCCCTTTCTCGATGTAGCAAACGTAGGGGCAAGTTTGACAAAAAAGTCTTGAGTTGTGACCCATATTGGGCAGTTCAAATTTCAGCATGTTACTGCACGACGGGCAAAACTCCATCTTCTATCAAATATTACCGAGTACCGCGATTGCAGCCAGGAGAAGGATCAATTGGAGGAGGGATAATCGAACCAACCACACCTGCGCA
This is a stretch of genomic DNA from Lotus japonicus ecotype B-129 chromosome 1, LjGifu_v1.2. It encodes these proteins:
- the LOC130745609 gene encoding DNA-directed RNA polymerase III subunit RPC10-like codes for the protein MEFCPSCSNMLKFELPNMGHNSRLFCQTCPYVCYIEKGVKIKRKQRLVRKEIDPVISYDDMKNAPTTEVRCPNCSHDKAAYTEMQIRSADEPATIFYWCLNEKCRHQWRED